Proteins co-encoded in one Acipenser ruthenus chromosome 3, fAciRut3.2 maternal haplotype, whole genome shotgun sequence genomic window:
- the LOC117394889 gene encoding protein tyrosine phosphatase type IVA 3, which translates to MARMNRPAPVEVCYKSMRFLITHNPTNSTLNTFIEDLKKYGATTVVRVCEITYDKTPLEKDGITVMDWPFDDGAPPPKKIVEDWLNLLKSKFCEDPGSCVAVHCVAGLGRAPVLVALALIESGMKYEDAIQFIRQKRRGAINSKQLTYLEKYRPKQRLRFKEPHNHKNKCCIM; encoded by the exons ATGGCGCGTATGAACCGCCCTGCACCTGTGGAGGTCTGTTACAAAAGTATGAGGTTCCTCATAACCCACAACCCCACCAACTCTACCCTCAACACATTTATAGAG GATTTGAAGAAATACGGTGCAACAACGGTCGTAAGAGTGTGTGAGATCACTTACGACAAAACACCACTAGAAAAGGATGGCATTACAGTCATG GACTGGCCTTTTGATGACGGGGCTCCACCGCCTAAGAAGATAGTTGAGGACTGGCTGAATTTACTGAAAAGCAAGTTCTGTGAGGATCCTGGCAGCTGTGTTGCTGTCCACTGTGTTGCTGGCCTTGGAAG AGCCCCTGTCCTTGTTGCTCTTGCTCTTATTGAAAGTGGGATGAAGTATGAGGATGCCATACAGTTCATCAGGCA GAAACGAAGGGGAGCCATCAACAGCAAGCAGCTCACCTATTTGGAAAAATATCGACCCAAACAGAGACTCCGATTCAAGGAGCCACACAACCACAAGAACAAATGCTGCATCATGTGA